The proteins below are encoded in one region of Effusibacillus dendaii:
- a CDS encoding branched-chain amino acid ABC transporter permease: protein MTDFVQLLVAGLAIGGIYALLALGFVWIYVALDAVNFAQGDFAMIAAYLVFTFSVQMRVPYGLAIVLGLLSMILLGIIFQLLVYVPFRDRSKNYLPVMISTLGASILLQNLVLMVYGPFPQQLPNIFPAETVHVGGVVLSTQYLLILGVTFALLLVQYILFEKTLIGKKMQATAQDKLMARLLGISVNTMIMLTFMYSTVLAGVAGILVAPLFMVTNTMGVIIALKAFSASIIGGFSSVPGAIIGGLGIGLIETFAAAYLSEPYKDAFAFLILIVFLLIRPQGLFGEKIAQKA, encoded by the coding sequence TTGACCGATTTTGTTCAACTGCTGGTGGCAGGTCTTGCAATCGGCGGTATTTATGCGCTGCTTGCGTTGGGATTTGTCTGGATTTACGTAGCACTTGACGCGGTAAATTTTGCGCAGGGGGATTTTGCAATGATCGCCGCCTACTTGGTATTCACGTTTTCGGTGCAAATGCGGGTTCCTTACGGATTGGCGATTGTGTTGGGACTTCTTAGCATGATTTTGCTGGGGATTATTTTTCAACTGTTGGTATATGTCCCGTTTCGTGACAGGTCCAAAAATTATTTGCCCGTTATGATCAGTACGCTTGGTGCTTCGATTTTGCTGCAAAATTTGGTGTTGATGGTGTACGGCCCGTTTCCTCAGCAGTTGCCAAACATTTTCCCTGCCGAGACGGTTCATGTAGGCGGGGTGGTGTTGTCCACCCAATATTTATTGATTTTGGGAGTCACTTTTGCTTTGCTGCTTGTTCAATATATCCTGTTCGAGAAAACGCTGATCGGCAAAAAAATGCAGGCTACGGCACAAGACAAATTAATGGCGCGATTGCTCGGCATTTCGGTAAACACGATGATCATGCTTACATTTATGTACAGCACCGTGCTGGCAGGGGTGGCGGGCATTCTGGTGGCTCCTTTGTTTATGGTGACGAACACAATGGGAGTCATCATTGCGCTAAAAGCATTCTCTGCAAGCATCATTGGGGGATTCAGCAGTGTTCCAGGAGCGATCATTGGGGGATTAGGCATTGGCTTGATCGAAACGTTTGCCGCCGCGTACCTGTCGGAACCGTATAAAGACGCGTTTGCTTTTCTGATTCTGATTGTCTTCCTGTTAATTCGGCCGCAAGGACTGTTTGGCGAGAAAATCGCGCAGAAAGCATGA